In one Bradyrhizobium sp. 4 genomic region, the following are encoded:
- a CDS encoding ABC transporter ATP-binding protein, with the protein MATSLEVRGVSLRFGGVRALTDVGFAIREGELFSIIGPNGAGKTSIVNCISGRYKPTEGQLFYQGRDITGLTPNARASLGIGRTFQNLALFHHMSVLDNIMVGRHHLLKNNFLTGSLYWFTGARKEELEHRRKVEEIIDFLDLQSVRKAPAGTLSYGLRKRVELARAMALEPRLILLDEPMAGMNFEEKEDMARYIVDLNEEFGMTVVMIEHDMGVVMDISHRVMVLDFGRKIAEGDPAAVLADPHVRRAYLGEEDEVLVDPDDAPPAQESAA; encoded by the coding sequence GTGGCTACCAGTCTTGAAGTGCGCGGCGTGTCCTTGCGATTCGGCGGCGTTCGTGCGCTGACCGATGTCGGCTTCGCCATCAGGGAAGGCGAGCTGTTCTCGATCATTGGCCCCAATGGTGCCGGCAAGACCTCGATCGTGAACTGTATTTCCGGCCGCTACAAGCCGACCGAAGGCCAGCTGTTCTACCAAGGCCGCGACATCACCGGCCTGACGCCCAACGCGCGCGCTTCGCTCGGCATCGGCCGCACCTTTCAGAACCTGGCGCTGTTCCACCATATGAGCGTGCTCGACAACATCATGGTCGGCCGCCATCACCTCCTGAAGAACAATTTTCTCACGGGCTCGCTGTACTGGTTCACCGGCGCGCGCAAGGAAGAGCTCGAGCACCGCCGCAAGGTCGAGGAGATCATCGATTTCCTCGATCTCCAATCGGTGCGAAAGGCGCCGGCCGGCACCCTCTCCTATGGTCTGCGCAAGCGCGTGGAGCTCGCGCGCGCCATGGCACTGGAGCCACGCCTCATTCTCCTCGACGAGCCGATGGCCGGCATGAACTTCGAGGAGAAGGAGGACATGGCCCGCTACATCGTCGATCTCAACGAGGAGTTCGGCATGACCGTGGTGATGATCGAGCACGACATGGGCGTGGTAATGGACATCTCCCACCGCGTCATGGTGCTGGATTTCGGCCGCAAGATCGCCGAGGGCGATCCGGCCGCGGTGCTCGCCGATCCCCACGTCAGGCGCGCCTATCTCGGCGAAGAGGACGAGGTGCTGGTCGACCCTGACGATGCTCCGCCGGCGCAGGAGAGCGCGGCATGA
- a CDS encoding uroporphyrinogen-III synthase: MADRLNGTRILILETREEAQFSKLLTEQGAEVVQCPMFTIQDAPDPAPVEAWIRRTIDKPFDDLVLMTGEGLRRIMKLAIARGLDQALVAALARSRKFTRGPKPGKALREIGLEAQQTTEKPTTDGVIEMLGNLDLKGHRLGLQLYPDKDHNALTDALAAQGAEVDAVLPYAYDSKAADANIVAAIDEMAAGRIDSIALTNLGQVRRLIEAAKAHGSEAKLRAGLERTLIASVGPAVSGELAAHGLRTDVSPADEAYFMRPLISAMATALLERKSRTAAS; the protein is encoded by the coding sequence ATGGCCGACCGCCTGAACGGCACCCGAATCCTGATCCTGGAAACGCGCGAGGAGGCGCAGTTTTCGAAGTTGCTTACCGAGCAAGGCGCCGAGGTCGTGCAATGCCCGATGTTCACCATCCAGGATGCACCAGACCCCGCTCCGGTCGAGGCCTGGATCCGCCGCACCATCGACAAGCCCTTCGACGACCTCGTGTTGATGACCGGCGAAGGGCTGCGGCGGATCATGAAGCTCGCCATCGCGCGAGGGCTCGACCAGGCTCTCGTGGCGGCGCTTGCCAGATCGCGAAAGTTCACCCGCGGCCCCAAGCCCGGCAAGGCACTGCGCGAAATCGGACTCGAGGCGCAGCAGACCACAGAGAAGCCGACCACCGACGGCGTGATCGAGATGCTCGGCAATCTCGATCTGAAGGGGCACCGCCTCGGCCTTCAGCTCTATCCCGACAAGGATCACAATGCGCTGACCGATGCGCTTGCCGCGCAAGGTGCCGAGGTCGATGCCGTGCTGCCTTATGCTTACGATTCCAAGGCGGCGGATGCCAATATCGTCGCCGCGATCGACGAGATGGCCGCCGGGCGAATCGATTCGATCGCGCTGACCAATCTTGGCCAGGTGCGCCGCCTGATTGAGGCCGCGAAGGCACATGGCAGCGAGGCGAAGCTGCGCGCAGGCCTGGAGCGGACGCTGATCGCGTCAGTGGGACCTGCTGTCTCGGGCGAGCTCGCGGCGCACGGCCTGCGGACCGACGTCTCGCCTGCCGATGAAGCCTACTTCATGCGACCGCTGATCTCGGCGATGGCCACTGCGCTCCTGGAGCGGAAATCGAGAACCGCTGCGAGCTAG
- a CDS encoding MFS transporter has protein sequence MSTPARPSALAPFRIRNYRFQWPSDLLTSWAFEIETLVLGWYIMVETGSVLLLTVLASLQFVGTLVAPVFGMIGDRMGHRDLLVAMRLAYMVLASTIMTLALTGHLTPPGVMIIVAIMGLIRPSDLGVRGALLAEIMPSEQLVGAISVARTTQDSARIAGALTGAGLFAVLGIGLVYVVIVCLYFLAALLMLCLTRPERTIATTDLPADSRAVSRLLGDLKEGIVYAWNGAGMRAALCVAFLANLTAFPFTGGLLPYIARDIFHTDQTGLGYLSASFAVGSLIGSITLSLVSGVRIARLLIGATLAWYAMLLVFVEIRTMPVAMACLVLAGIAQSMSMISAAVILMRTASAHLRGRVMGVRMMVIYGLPIGLLAAGSLIDIIGYSATGSLYAVSGFIAMMAIAVRWRADLWPVHAPANGR, from the coding sequence TTGAGCACACCCGCACGCCCCTCCGCGCTCGCGCCATTTCGTATCCGCAATTATCGTTTCCAGTGGCCGTCCGACCTGCTCACCTCCTGGGCATTCGAGATCGAGACGCTGGTGCTCGGCTGGTACATCATGGTCGAGACCGGCTCGGTGCTGCTGCTCACCGTGCTCGCATCGCTCCAGTTCGTCGGGACATTGGTGGCGCCGGTGTTCGGCATGATCGGCGACCGCATGGGTCATCGCGATCTCCTGGTCGCGATGCGTCTTGCCTATATGGTGCTCGCGTCGACCATCATGACTCTGGCACTGACCGGTCATCTGACCCCGCCAGGCGTCATGATCATCGTCGCAATCATGGGCCTGATTCGCCCCTCGGATCTCGGCGTTCGCGGCGCGCTGCTTGCCGAGATCATGCCGAGCGAGCAGCTGGTGGGCGCCATCAGCGTTGCGCGCACGACCCAGGACAGCGCGCGCATCGCCGGCGCGTTGACAGGCGCCGGACTGTTCGCGGTCCTCGGCATTGGCCTCGTTTACGTGGTGATCGTTTGCCTCTATTTCCTGGCCGCGCTGCTCATGCTCTGCCTGACCCGGCCGGAACGGACCATTGCCACAACTGATCTTCCGGCAGACAGCCGCGCCGTTTCGAGATTGCTGGGCGATCTGAAGGAAGGGATCGTCTACGCCTGGAATGGCGCGGGGATGCGCGCGGCGCTATGCGTCGCCTTCCTGGCCAACCTGACCGCATTTCCCTTCACCGGCGGATTGCTGCCCTACATCGCGCGGGACATCTTTCATACCGACCAGACCGGCCTCGGTTATCTCTCCGCGAGCTTCGCCGTCGGCTCGCTGATCGGCTCCATCACGCTCAGCCTCGTCAGCGGAGTGCGCATTGCCCGGCTCCTGATCGGCGCGACGCTGGCCTGGTACGCCATGCTGCTGGTGTTCGTCGAGATCAGGACCATGCCGGTGGCGATGGCCTGCCTTGTGCTCGCCGGCATCGCCCAGAGCATGTCGATGATATCAGCTGCCGTGATCCTGATGCGGACGGCCAGCGCACATCTTCGCGGCCGCGTCATGGGCGTGCGCATGATGGTGATCTACGGCCTGCCGATTGGGCTCCTCGCGGCCGGCAGCCTGATCGACATCATCGGCTATTCCGCGACGGGGTCGCTCTATGCCGTCTCGGGGTTCATCGCAATGATGGCGATCGCGGTGCGCTGGCGCGCTGACCTCTGGCCGGTGCACGCCCCCGCCAATGGGCGCTAA
- a CDS encoding ABC transporter ATP-binding protein has product MTEIHEAAARPSPGIVPAPPLLAVRNIEVVYDDVILVLRGLSLDVPNGAIVALLGANGAGKSTTLKAISGLLKTEDGEVTRGEILFEGERINGIDPDKIVRRGIFQVMEGRRIVADMTSLENLKLGAFTRRDREVGADLDMVFNYFPRLKERTGLAGYLSGGEQQMLAIGRALMARPKMILMDEPSMGLSPLLVKEVFSIIHKINRDLGVTILLVEQNARAALSVASHGYIMEQGKVVLDGTADELRDNEDVKEFYLGGAGDQRKSFKNLKSFKRRKRWL; this is encoded by the coding sequence ATGACCGAAATTCACGAAGCAGCAGCTCGTCCCTCCCCCGGCATCGTACCCGCACCGCCTCTCCTTGCCGTGCGCAACATCGAGGTCGTCTATGACGACGTCATCCTGGTGCTGCGCGGTCTCAGCCTCGACGTGCCCAACGGCGCGATCGTGGCGCTGCTCGGCGCCAACGGCGCCGGCAAGTCGACGACGCTGAAGGCGATCTCCGGACTGCTCAAGACCGAGGACGGCGAAGTCACGCGTGGCGAAATCTTGTTCGAAGGCGAGCGGATCAATGGCATCGACCCCGACAAGATCGTCCGCCGCGGCATCTTCCAGGTGATGGAGGGCCGGCGCATCGTCGCCGACATGACCTCGCTGGAAAACCTCAAGCTCGGCGCCTTCACCCGCAGGGACCGCGAGGTCGGCGCCGATCTCGATATGGTCTTCAACTATTTCCCGCGTCTGAAGGAGCGCACCGGGCTTGCCGGTTATCTCTCCGGCGGCGAACAGCAGATGCTCGCGATCGGCCGCGCACTGATGGCGCGCCCGAAGATGATCCTGATGGACGAGCCCTCGATGGGCCTGTCGCCTCTGCTGGTGAAAGAGGTGTTCTCGATCATCCACAAGATCAACCGTGACCTCGGCGTCACCATTCTCCTGGTCGAGCAGAACGCCCGCGCCGCGCTGTCGGTGGCAAGCCACGGCTACATCATGGAGCAGGGCAAGGTCGTGCTCGACGGCACCGCGGACGAATTGCGCGACAACGAGGACGTCAAGGAATTCTACCTTGGCGGCGCCGGCGACCAGCGCAAGAGCTTCAAGAACCTCAAAAGCTTCAAGCGGCGCAAGCGCTGGCTTTAA
- a CDS encoding Crp/Fnr family transcriptional regulator, which translates to MISEDQLKRVAAWSRELTQAEIEVARAGITERSYGTGETVFMRGDTFDYWAGMVFGLARMGGVSRDGKETSLAGLTAGAWFGEGSVLKNEPRRYDVVALRNSRVALMERSAFMWLFENSVGFNRFLVRQLNERLGQFIGMLEVNRTLDATARLARSIASLFNPILYPESTAHLEITQEEIGALSGMSRQNANRALNRLEKEGLLRLEYGGVTILDIERLRGYGD; encoded by the coding sequence ATGATTTCAGAGGATCAATTGAAGCGCGTCGCTGCCTGGTCGCGCGAGCTCACGCAAGCGGAGATCGAGGTCGCTCGTGCCGGGATCACGGAGCGGTCCTACGGCACCGGCGAGACCGTCTTCATGCGCGGCGACACGTTCGACTATTGGGCCGGCATGGTCTTTGGGCTTGCCCGGATGGGCGGGGTCTCGCGCGACGGCAAGGAGACGAGTCTTGCCGGGCTGACGGCGGGGGCCTGGTTCGGCGAGGGCAGCGTGCTCAAGAACGAGCCGCGCCGCTATGACGTCGTCGCGCTGCGCAACAGCCGCGTCGCGCTGATGGAACGCAGCGCCTTCATGTGGCTGTTCGAGAACAGCGTCGGCTTCAACCGCTTCCTGGTTCGCCAGCTCAACGAGCGGCTCGGCCAGTTCATCGGCATGCTCGAGGTCAACCGCACGCTGGATGCCACCGCGCGGCTCGCTCGCAGCATCGCCTCGCTGTTCAATCCGATCCTCTATCCGGAATCCACCGCGCATCTGGAGATCACCCAGGAGGAGATCGGCGCGCTTTCCGGCATGTCCCGCCAGAATGCTAACCGCGCGCTGAACCGGCTGGAGAAAGAGGGCTTGCTCCGGCTGGAGTATGGCGGCGTCACGATCCTCGATATCGAGCGGTTGCGCGGTTACGGGGATTAG
- a CDS encoding ABC transporter substrate-binding protein has protein sequence MKTKSLLSTASLALAIAAFSSGAQAQIAIGHLADYSGGTSDVGTPYGQAVADTFAWVNKNGGVGGKQLNVDTNDYGYQVPRAIALYKKWSAPDSKVAAIMGWGTADTEALTGFLAQDKIPDLSGSYAAALTDPEGVSGKAKPAPYNFFYGPSYSDSLRAMLMWAAEDWKAKGKSGKPKFVHMGANHPYPNAPKAAGEAMAQELGFEVLPPLVFALAPGDYSAQCLSLKSSGANYAYLGNTAASNISVMKACKTAGVDIQFMGNVWGMDENAAKTAGDAADGVIFPLRTAVSWGGDAPGMKTVMEISKMSDPTGKVYRPVHYIAAVCSALYMKEAIDWAAKNGGATGENVAKGFYQKKDWVPAGMEGVCNPSTWTDKDHRGTLKVDLYRTKIAGATDGDLNDLMAKGAIKLEKVKTVELPRKPELLGW, from the coding sequence ATGAAAACTAAATCCCTTTTGAGCACCGCGTCACTTGCGCTGGCGATCGCCGCATTCTCGTCAGGCGCGCAGGCGCAGATCGCGATCGGGCATCTCGCCGATTATTCCGGCGGCACGTCCGACGTCGGCACGCCCTACGGCCAAGCCGTCGCCGACACCTTCGCCTGGGTCAACAAGAACGGCGGCGTCGGCGGCAAGCAGCTCAACGTCGACACCAACGACTATGGCTACCAGGTACCGCGCGCGATCGCGCTCTACAAGAAGTGGTCGGCGCCGGACTCCAAGGTCGCGGCGATCATGGGCTGGGGCACGGCAGACACCGAGGCGCTGACCGGCTTCCTCGCACAAGATAAAATTCCCGATCTCTCCGGCTCCTACGCCGCTGCCCTCACCGATCCCGAAGGTGTCAGCGGCAAGGCCAAGCCCGCGCCCTATAATTTCTTCTATGGTCCGAGCTATTCGGACTCGCTGCGCGCGATGCTGATGTGGGCAGCCGAAGACTGGAAGGCCAAGGGCAAGTCCGGCAAGCCGAAATTCGTCCACATGGGCGCCAACCACCCCTACCCGAACGCACCGAAGGCCGCCGGCGAAGCCATGGCGCAGGAGCTCGGCTTCGAGGTGCTGCCGCCGCTGGTGTTCGCGCTCGCGCCGGGTGACTACAGCGCGCAGTGCCTGAGCCTGAAATCCTCAGGCGCCAACTACGCCTATCTCGGCAACACCGCCGCGTCCAACATCTCGGTGATGAAGGCCTGCAAGACCGCCGGCGTCGACATCCAGTTCATGGGCAATGTCTGGGGCATGGACGAGAACGCCGCCAAGACCGCAGGCGATGCCGCCGACGGCGTGATCTTCCCGCTGCGCACCGCGGTCAGCTGGGGCGGTGATGCGCCCGGCATGAAAACGGTGATGGAGATCTCGAAGATGTCCGACCCGACCGGCAAGGTCTATCGGCCGGTGCACTACATCGCGGCGGTGTGCTCGGCGCTCTACATGAAGGAGGCGATCGATTGGGCCGCCAAGAACGGCGGCGCCACCGGCGAGAACGTCGCCAAGGGCTTTTACCAGAAGAAGGACTGGGTGCCGGCCGGGATGGAGGGCGTCTGCAATCCCTCGACCTGGACCGACAAGGACCACCGCGGCACGCTGAAGGTCGACCTCTACCGCACCAAGATTGCGGGAGCGACCGACGGCGACCTCAACGACCTCATGGCCAAGGGCGCGATCAAGCTCGAGAAGGTCAAGACCGTCGAGCTCCCGCGCAAGCCGGAATTGCTGGGCTGGTGA
- the purU gene encoding formyltetrahydrofolate deformylase, whose translation MPDHQYVLTLSCPDRPGIVSAVSTFLANSGQNILDAQQFDDTETNKFFMRVVFTAADLAVELSALQTGFTAIAERFGMEWQMRDRAAHRKVMLLVSKSDHCLVDILYRWRTGELPMTLVAIVSNHPREVYDGLDFGGVPFHYLPVTKETKREQEAQILDLVAKTGTDLVVLARYMQILSDDLSANLSGRCINIHHSFLPGFKGAKPYHQAHERGVKLIGATAHYVTRDLDEGPIIDQDVERISHRDTPEDLVRKGRDIERRVLARAIRYHLNDRVILNGRKTVVFVD comes from the coding sequence ATGCCCGATCATCAATATGTCCTGACCCTGTCCTGTCCGGATCGTCCCGGCATCGTCTCGGCGGTGTCGACCTTCCTGGCGAATTCCGGACAGAACATCCTCGACGCCCAACAGTTCGACGACACCGAGACCAATAAGTTCTTCATGCGGGTGGTGTTCACCGCCGCCGATCTCGCCGTGGAGCTGTCGGCGCTCCAGACCGGCTTTACCGCGATCGCCGAGCGTTTCGGCATGGAATGGCAGATGCGCGATCGGGCCGCGCATCGCAAGGTGATGCTGCTGGTGTCGAAGTCCGATCACTGCCTGGTCGACATCCTCTATCGCTGGCGCACCGGCGAGCTGCCGATGACTTTGGTCGCAATCGTCTCCAACCACCCGCGCGAGGTCTATGACGGGCTCGATTTCGGCGGGGTTCCGTTCCACTATCTGCCTGTTACGAAGGAGACCAAGCGCGAGCAGGAGGCGCAGATCCTCGATCTCGTCGCCAAGACCGGGACCGATCTCGTCGTGCTCGCCCGCTATATGCAGATATTGTCCGACGATCTCTCGGCAAATCTGTCGGGACGCTGCATCAACATCCACCACTCGTTCCTGCCGGGTTTCAAGGGCGCAAAACCCTATCACCAGGCCCATGAGCGTGGCGTCAAGCTGATCGGCGCCACCGCGCACTACGTCACGCGCGACCTCGACGAGGGCCCGATCATCGACCAGGACGTCGAGCGCATCAGCCATCGGGACACGCCTGAGGATCTCGTCCGCAAGGGCCGCGACATCGAGCGCCGCGTGCTGGCGCGCGCGATCCGCTACCATCTCAACGACCGCGTCATCCTCAACGGCCGCAAGACCGTGGTGTTCGTGGACTGA
- a CDS encoding branched-chain amino acid ABC transporter permease, which translates to MNTAFLIQLLVNGLVVGTLYGVVAMSFVLIYKASQVVNFAQGELLLVGAWVCWTLLAKYQVPFWIGMPMTLVFMFVFGIAVQVLILRPMIGEPIISVIMVTIGLSTVLQATLKWMFGVNPQPFPRVFESQSVSLLGLQIQTVYVMSLVVSIAMMIGMAWFFRASKYGLAMRATAFNQQVAQSLGISVKSVFAMAWAISATVSAVAGVVVAVVNGVSSGLAAYGIKVFPAAILGGLDSVGGAVLGGIIIGLLENIAQYVDSEYLHWGNLYEIAPFYVLIIVLMIKPYGLFGTHDIERI; encoded by the coding sequence ATGAACACCGCCTTCCTCATTCAGCTCCTGGTCAACGGCCTCGTGGTCGGCACGCTCTATGGTGTGGTCGCGATGTCGTTTGTGCTGATCTACAAGGCTAGCCAGGTCGTCAATTTCGCGCAGGGCGAGCTCTTGCTTGTGGGCGCCTGGGTGTGCTGGACCTTGCTCGCGAAATACCAGGTGCCGTTCTGGATCGGCATGCCGATGACGCTGGTGTTCATGTTCGTGTTCGGCATCGCGGTGCAGGTCCTGATCCTGCGACCGATGATCGGCGAACCCATCATCTCGGTCATCATGGTGACGATCGGCCTCTCCACCGTGCTGCAGGCCACGCTGAAATGGATGTTCGGCGTCAATCCGCAGCCGTTCCCGCGCGTGTTCGAGAGCCAGTCCGTCAGCCTGCTCGGGCTCCAGATCCAGACCGTCTATGTCATGAGCCTCGTCGTCTCGATCGCGATGATGATTGGCATGGCCTGGTTCTTCCGCGCGTCGAAGTACGGCCTTGCGATGCGCGCCACTGCGTTCAACCAACAGGTCGCGCAATCGCTCGGCATTTCCGTGAAAAGCGTGTTCGCGATGGCCTGGGCGATCTCCGCAACGGTGTCGGCGGTTGCAGGCGTCGTGGTCGCGGTCGTGAACGGCGTATCCTCGGGCCTTGCCGCCTATGGGATCAAAGTGTTTCCGGCTGCGATCCTCGGCGGGCTCGATTCCGTCGGCGGTGCCGTGCTCGGCGGCATCATCATCGGATTACTCGAGAACATCGCGCAATATGTCGACAGCGAATACCTTCACTGGGGCAATCTCTACGAGATCGCGCCGTTCTACGTCCTCATCATCGTGCTGATGATCAAGCCTTACGGCCTGTTCGGCACCCACGACATCGAACGGATCTGA
- a CDS encoding long-chain fatty acid--CoA ligase gives MMDYAGRVAQADTYPKMLRLNAKEYGNEIALREKDLGLWRPFTWNAYQTRVRDFALGLIELGLGREDVVGIIGDNRPDWVAAEIATHAIGGLSLGLYRDVLDEEASYLLNYGEAQLVFAEDEEQVDKLLTLADRVPKLKHIIYSDPRGMRKYDDPRLMSAETFAELGRARATREPELYDRLVDATKGEDVAILCTTSGTTSHPKLAMLAAGRVLGHCATYLAFDPKGPDDEYVSVLPLPWIMEQVYVLGKGLLCRMKINFVEEPETMMNDLREIAPTFILFAPRVWESIAADVRARVMDATPFKQRLFDIGMKSGLAALERGESSGFADAILFRALRDRLGFTRLRSAATGGAALGPETFKFFQAMGVPLRTLYGQTELLGAYTLHPAGKVDPDTTGVPMADSVEIRIDNADVHGVGEIVVRHPNMFLGYYKNPEASVADIRDGWMLSGDAGYFNDDKQLVVIDRIKDLAETSRGEHFSPQFIENKLKFSAYIAEAVVLGAGRDALAAMICIRYSIISKWAEKNRLSFTTYSDLASRPEVYALLKKEVETVNATLPPAQRISRFLLLYKELDADDGELTRTRKVRRSVINEKYEGIIDAIYRGQADIPVDTVIRFQDGTTQRIRTTLRVVDLDGHGHMAEAAE, from the coding sequence ATGATGGATTACGCAGGCCGCGTCGCGCAGGCCGACACCTATCCGAAGATGCTCCGGCTCAATGCGAAGGAGTACGGCAACGAGATCGCGCTGCGCGAGAAGGATCTCGGGCTGTGGCGCCCGTTCACCTGGAACGCCTACCAGACGCGGGTGCGCGACTTCGCGCTCGGCCTGATCGAACTGGGCCTTGGGCGCGAAGATGTCGTTGGCATCATCGGCGACAACCGGCCGGACTGGGTCGCGGCGGAAATAGCAACCCACGCGATCGGAGGTTTGAGCCTCGGGCTATATCGTGACGTGCTCGACGAAGAAGCCTCTTATCTCCTCAATTATGGCGAGGCGCAGCTCGTTTTCGCCGAGGACGAGGAGCAGGTCGACAAGCTGCTTACGCTGGCCGACCGCGTCCCAAAGCTGAAGCACATCATCTATTCCGATCCGCGCGGCATGCGGAAATACGACGATCCGCGCTTGATGTCGGCGGAGACGTTTGCCGAACTCGGCCGGGCGCGGGCTACGCGCGAGCCGGAACTTTACGACCGGCTGGTGGACGCGACCAAGGGCGAGGACGTCGCGATCCTCTGCACGACATCAGGCACCACCTCGCATCCAAAGCTCGCAATGCTCGCGGCCGGCCGCGTGCTCGGCCACTGCGCGACATATCTCGCTTTCGATCCGAAAGGGCCGGACGACGAATACGTGTCGGTGCTACCGCTGCCCTGGATCATGGAGCAGGTCTATGTACTCGGCAAAGGCCTCTTGTGCCGGATGAAGATCAACTTCGTCGAAGAGCCCGAGACCATGATGAACGATCTGCGTGAGATCGCACCGACGTTCATCCTGTTTGCACCGCGCGTTTGGGAATCAATCGCCGCCGACGTCCGCGCCAGGGTGATGGACGCAACGCCGTTCAAGCAACGCCTGTTCGACATCGGCATGAAGAGCGGGCTTGCCGCGCTCGAACGGGGCGAGAGTTCCGGCTTTGCCGACGCGATCCTGTTCCGTGCATTGCGCGACCGCCTCGGCTTCACCCGCCTGCGTTCAGCCGCAACCGGCGGCGCGGCACTCGGGCCCGAGACCTTCAAGTTCTTCCAGGCCATGGGCGTGCCGCTGCGCACGCTCTACGGCCAGACCGAGCTGCTGGGGGCCTACACGCTGCATCCCGCGGGCAAGGTCGACCCCGACACGACAGGCGTGCCGATGGCCGACAGCGTCGAAATCCGCATCGACAATGCCGACGTTCACGGCGTCGGCGAGATCGTGGTGCGGCATCCCAACATGTTCCTCGGCTACTACAAGAACCCGGAGGCGAGCGTCGCCGACATCAGGGACGGCTGGATGCTGTCGGGCGATGCTGGCTATTTCAACGACGACAAGCAGCTCGTGGTGATCGATCGCATCAAGGATCTCGCCGAGACCTCGCGCGGCGAGCACTTCTCGCCGCAATTCATCGAGAACAAGTTGAAGTTCTCGGCTTATATCGCGGAAGCCGTGGTGCTTGGTGCAGGCCGGGACGCGCTCGCCGCCATGATCTGCATCCGCTACTCCATCATCTCGAAATGGGCGGAGAAGAACCGGCTCTCGTTTACGACCTACAGCGACCTGGCCTCGCGGCCCGAGGTTTATGCGCTACTCAAGAAGGAAGTCGAGACCGTCAACGCGACTCTGCCACCGGCACAGCGCATCTCCCGCTTCCTGCTGCTCTACAAGGAGCTCGACGCCGACGATGGCGAGCTCACCCGCACGCGGAAAGTGCGCCGCAGCGTCATCAACGAGAAATACGAAGGCATCATCGACGCGATCTACCGCGGCCAGGCCGACATCCCCGTGGACACCGTGATCCGCTTCCAGGACGGCACCACGCAACGCATACGTACAACGCTGAGGGTTGTGGACCTGGATGGGCACGGGCACATGGCGGAGGCCGCGGAGTGA
- a CDS encoding branched-chain amino acid ABC transporter permease has product MAGPALIPAGDFRTSYAADTTIFPTATSRNFAIAGVLALCLVPQFLGGYWLSILIQIGIFSIAALGLNILVGFTGQISIGHAAFFLLGAFTSAYISNSTSIPVFFAIPLAGVVTALVGLIFGIPAARLKGLYLVIATLAAQYILLDFFSRAEWFTGGSVPASANPFSIFGHTLRGDRQYFYVVLAYVVASYVLVTNLMRTRDGRALVAIRDHYLSAEIMGINLTKYRTLSFGLAAFFAGIAGALYAHYQLVVSQEGFGIERSILFLAMIIIGGTGSIMGTLMGTAFVVLLPETMEFLSVALKGGAIDKALSLNNNITFLREIAIGVIIIAFLMFEPDGLAHRWRQIKAYWKLYPFSH; this is encoded by the coding sequence ATGGCCGGCCCCGCCCTCATCCCTGCTGGTGATTTCCGCACCTCTTACGCGGCCGACACCACGATCTTCCCGACCGCCACCAGCCGCAATTTTGCGATCGCCGGCGTGCTGGCGCTGTGTCTCGTGCCGCAATTCCTTGGCGGCTATTGGCTCAGCATCCTGATCCAGATCGGCATCTTCTCGATCGCTGCGCTGGGGCTGAACATCCTGGTCGGCTTCACCGGCCAGATCTCGATCGGCCATGCCGCTTTCTTCCTGCTCGGCGCCTTCACCTCGGCCTACATCTCCAACAGCACATCGATCCCGGTGTTCTTCGCGATCCCCCTCGCGGGCGTCGTCACTGCGCTGGTCGGGCTGATCTTCGGCATCCCGGCGGCGCGGCTGAAGGGGCTTTACCTCGTCATCGCGACGCTCGCAGCACAATACATCCTGCTCGACTTCTTCTCCCGCGCAGAGTGGTTCACCGGCGGCTCGGTGCCGGCCAGCGCCAATCCGTTCTCGATCTTCGGCCACACGCTGCGCGGCGACAGGCAATATTTCTACGTCGTACTCGCCTACGTGGTTGCAAGCTACGTCCTCGTCACCAATCTGATGCGCACCCGCGACGGCCGCGCGCTGGTGGCAATCCGCGACCATTATCTCTCCGCGGAGATCATGGGCATCAATCTCACCAAGTATCGCACGTTGTCATTTGGGCTCGCCGCCTTCTTCGCCGGCATCGCCGGCGCGCTCTACGCACACTACCAGCTCGTGGTGTCGCAAGAGGGCTTCGGCATCGAACGCTCGATCCTGTTCCTGGCCATGATCATCATCGGCGGCACCGGTTCGATCATGGGCACGCTGATGGGTACCGCGTTCGTGGTGCTGCTGCCCGAGACGATGGAGTTCCTCAGCGTGGCGCTGAAGGGCGGCGCGATCGACAAGGCGCTGTCGCTGAACAACAACATCACCTTCCTGCGCGAGATCGCGATCGGGGTGATCATCATCGCGTTCCTGATGTTCGAGCCGGATGGGCTCGCCCATCGCTGGCGGCAGATCAAGGCGTACTGGAAACTCTACCCGTTCTCGCATTGA